Genomic DNA from Nitratidesulfovibrio vulgaris str. Hildenborough:
GTCGCGCCCGTCATGCAGCACGGCGTACATGGCCTGTGTGATGGGCAGGTCGACACCTTCACGCTGCGCCAACTCGTACACAGCCTCGGTTGTCTTCACGCCTTCGGCCACCATGCCCATGCCCGCGACGATGGCATCGAGCCCCTGCCCTTCGGCAAGACGAAGCCCCACCTGCCGGTTGCGCGACAGGTCACCCGTACAGGTGAGCACGAGGTCACCAAGCCCCGAAAGCCCCATGAACGTCGACCCCCGCGCCCCGAGTGCGACGCCAAGCCGTCCCATCTCCGCAAGTCCTCGGGTGATGAGTCCGGCGCGCGCGTTGCTGCCGAAGCCGAGGCCGTCGGAAAGGCCTGCGGCGATGGCGATGACGTTCTTGACCGCCCCGCCGAGTTCGACACCGCGAACATCGGTGCACGAGTAGGTGCGGAACGTCGGGGTGGAGAACACCTCACGCAAGGTGCCGCCAAGGTCGCGGTCTGCACAGCCGAGCACCACGGCGGTGGGCATTCCGGCAACGACCTCCGCGGCGAACGAAGGGCCGGAGATGACAGCGTAGCGGGGTGCCAACCCCGCAAGCTCGTCTTCGACCATCTCGCCCACGGTGCGCAGACCGTCCGTCTCTATGCCCTTGCTGGCGCTGACCACCACCATGCCGGTCTTCAGCCGTGGGCGAAGACTGCGCAGCACTGTGCGGGTCTGCTGGCAGGGCACGACGGAAAGCAGGATGTCCGCCCCCTCAAGAGCCTCACCCGCGTCACAGGTGGCCCGTAGCGCCTCATGCAGGTGCAGCCCCTTGAGATAGCGAGGATTCTCATGGTCGCGGTTCACGCCTTCGACCACAGCGGGGTCGCGCACCCACAGGCGCACGTCCTCGCCCTTTCCCGCCAGTAGATGCGCAAGGGCCGTGCCCCAGCTACCACCGCCCAGTACAGCTATCTTCATCGTCACTCCTCACGCGCCGCGAGTTGCAGGATGCAGGGGCGCGCCGTCACGCATACGGCAAAGCAGCCCCGTCCTCAACCACCGGCGAAAGACACGGCAAAAGATATCCGATGCGCCCCCGCCCCCCGAACTACAACGCAAAACCGTTGACTCGAAGACAGAACCCGGTGCACGATATGGAGATTTCATTCGCTGGTGTCCTCTCCGGGCCGGGCATCACACAGGCGCCCACGGAGAAGACCGCAGCGGGTCGAACAGACACACATCGATTCAGACAGGAAAGGGGGCATAGTGTCCACAATCGTTCTCGACAAGGTCAGCAGGCACTGGGGCGACGTGCGCGCCGTAGACGACGTCAGCTTCGAGGTCGAACAGGGCGACATGCTCGTCCTTCTCGGCCCTTCGGGTTGCGGCAAGTCGACCACGTTACGGCTCATCGCCGGGCTGGAGTCCGTCACCTCCGGGCGCATCCTCATCGGCGGACGCGACGTCACCAACCTGCCCCCGGCCCAGCGCCAGCTTGCGATGGTCTTCCAGTCGTATGCCCTGTTCCCCCACCTGACGGTTCGCGACAACATCCTCTTCGGGCTTGTCGTGCGCAAGGTTCCCGCTGCGGAACGCCAGAAGCGCCTCGACCGGGCCGTCGAGATACTCGGACTCGGCAAGCTGCTCGAACGCAAGCCCGGCGAACTCTCCGGCGGTCAGCAGCAGCGCGTGGCACTGGGACGCGCCCTCGTGGCTGAGGCCGCCGTGTGCCTCATGGACGAACCCCTCTCGAACCTCGACGCCAAACTCCGTCAGGAGATGCGCCGCGAGATACGCGCCCTGCAGCAGACCCTGGGCATGACCATGGTCTACGTCACCCATGACCAGACCGAGGCCATGAGCATGGCCGACCGCATCATCCTCATGCAGGGCGGTCGCATCGTACAGAACGCCACCCCCACCGAGATGTACTCCCGTCCCGCCACCGCCTTCGCGGGCAGCTTCATCGGCACGCCGCCCATGAACCTCGTCCGCCTTCAGGGGAATGACGACGGCATCCGCGTCGCGGGCAGCCGTTCGGGTCGCGTGACGTGCCACGCCGGGGCCGACTGCATGCTGGGCATCCGCCCCGAGCACATCCGCATCGTAGACGACGGCTGGCGTGCCGTGGTCGAGAGTGTGGAGTACCTCGGTTCGAACTCTGTCCTGTCGTGCCGGGTGGGCAGCGAGGAACTTTCCGTTGTCGTGCATGGCGTGACCGACACCGTGGTCGGCGCCGAAATCTACCTGCACTGCCCCGAAGAGCACGTCCACATCTTCGACGCCGCCACAGGGGCAAGACACGCGACGACGTAGCGACGCACTGCCGTAACCTGCGGCAGGTACACCACCCGTCGATTCTGGATCAGGCTGCACCGTTCATTCGCACCGAGCAACATCTCGAAGGAGGACGCACACATGGCCCTATTCCGCAAAACCTGCGCACTGGTGGCGGCTTCGCTGCTGTCGCTGACCCTGATGGCGGGCACCGCGCTCGCAGAAAAGGTCAATCTCACCTTCTACTTCCCGGTCTCCGTCGGCGGCCCCATCACCAAGATTGTCGAGGGCATGACAGAGCAGTTCATGAAGGAACACCCCGACATCAACATCACCCCCGTCTACGCAGGCATCTACCGCGAGACGCTCACCAAGGCGCTCACGGCCCTGCGTGGCGGTGAACCGCCCCATGTTGCCGTGCTGCTCTCCACCGACATGTACACCCTCATCGACGAGGATGCCATCGTCCCCTACGACAGCATCATGAAGCCCGAAGAGATGGCCTTCACCAAGGCCTTCTTCCCCGGCTTCATGAGCAACAGCCAGACCGGCGGCAAGACGTGGGGCATTCCCTTCCAGCGCTCGACCATCGTCATGTACTGGAACAAGGAGGCCTTCAAGGCTGCGGGCCTCGACCCTGACAAGGCCCCTGCCAACTGGCAGGAACTGGTCGCCATGGGCAAGAAGCTCACCGTCAAGGACGAAAGCGGCAAGGTCACCCAGTGGGGCGTCGCCATCCCGTCCACCGGCTATGCCTACTGGATGCTGCAGGCCCTCGCCATCCAGAACGGCGTGGAACTCATGAACGCCGAAGGCACCAAGACCTACTTCGACGACCCCAAGGCCATCGAAGCCCTCACCTTCCTCGTCGACCTCGCCGGAAAGCACGGCGTGTCGCCCTCCGGCACCATCGACTGGGCCACCACCCCGCGTGACTTCTTCGAACGCAAGACCGCCATCATGTGGACCACCACCGGCAACCTGACCAACGTCCGCAAGAACGCGCAGTTCCCCTTCGGTGTGGGCATGCTGCCCGCCAACACCCGTCCCGGTTCGCCCACGGGCGGCGGCAACTTCTACATCTTCAAGAAGAGCACCCCCGCCGAACGTCAGGCCGCCGTCACTTTCGTGAAGTGGATGACCAGCGCCGAACGCGCAGCCCAGTGGGGTATCGACACCGGCTATGTGGCGGTGCGCCCCGACGCAT
This window encodes:
- a CDS encoding NAD(P)H-dependent glycerol-3-phosphate dehydrogenase, which produces MKIAVLGGGSWGTALAHLLAGKGEDVRLWVRDPAVVEGVNRDHENPRYLKGLHLHEALRATCDAGEALEGADILLSVVPCQQTRTVLRSLRPRLKTGMVVVSASKGIETDGLRTVGEMVEDELAGLAPRYAVISGPSFAAEVVAGMPTAVVLGCADRDLGGTLREVFSTPTFRTYSCTDVRGVELGGAVKNVIAIAAGLSDGLGFGSNARAGLITRGLAEMGRLGVALGARGSTFMGLSGLGDLVLTCTGDLSRNRQVGLRLAEGQGLDAIVAGMGMVAEGVKTTEAVYELAQREGVDLPITQAMYAVLHDGRDPRDMVQELMTRELREE
- a CDS encoding ABC transporter ATP-binding protein, with translation MSTIVLDKVSRHWGDVRAVDDVSFEVEQGDMLVLLGPSGCGKSTTLRLIAGLESVTSGRILIGGRDVTNLPPAQRQLAMVFQSYALFPHLTVRDNILFGLVVRKVPAAERQKRLDRAVEILGLGKLLERKPGELSGGQQQRVALGRALVAEAAVCLMDEPLSNLDAKLRQEMRREIRALQQTLGMTMVYVTHDQTEAMSMADRIILMQGGRIVQNATPTEMYSRPATAFAGSFIGTPPMNLVRLQGNDDGIRVAGSRSGRVTCHAGADCMLGIRPEHIRIVDDGWRAVVESVEYLGSNSVLSCRVGSEELSVVVHGVTDTVVGAEIYLHCPEEHVHIFDAATGARHATT
- a CDS encoding ABC transporter substrate-binding protein, encoding MALFRKTCALVAASLLSLTLMAGTALAEKVNLTFYFPVSVGGPITKIVEGMTEQFMKEHPDINITPVYAGIYRETLTKALTALRGGEPPHVAVLLSTDMYTLIDEDAIVPYDSIMKPEEMAFTKAFFPGFMSNSQTGGKTWGIPFQRSTIVMYWNKEAFKAAGLDPDKAPANWQELVAMGKKLTVKDESGKVTQWGVAIPSTGYAYWMLQALAIQNGVELMNAEGTKTYFDDPKAIEALTFLVDLAGKHGVSPSGTIDWATTPRDFFERKTAIMWTTTGNLTNVRKNAQFPFGVGMLPANTRPGSPTGGGNFYIFKKSTPAERQAAVTFVKWMTSAERAAQWGIDTGYVAVRPDAWETKAMKDYVASFPYAAIARDQLAHGVAELSTHDNQRVTKALDDAIQAAVTGSKTPAEALKAAQKEAERILRRYAK